In Drosophila ananassae strain 14024-0371.13 chromosome 3R, ASM1763931v2, whole genome shotgun sequence, the DNA window TTGCGGGATTGTTGTTTGCCTGTAGCCCCCTGCTCCGCCAGCTCCACCAGCTCCACCAGCTCCACCTCTGGCTCCACCATATGGATATATACAACGTATCTGTATCGGGAGTATAAACTGTAGTAATTTTCTACTTGGCTCTCCGCTTTGCGCTGGGCTGCCGCCTGGCAAAAATTGGTTTGAAAGTTGACTCGCTTTTCAGTGTTTTTCATGTAATCACATGGCCATTCCTCACAAACCCACCCACTTGGTGAGAGGTGGCTGGAAGGGGGTAAGCAGCCAAGCAGTAAATCGCGCTGACTGCTGCAAATGTCCGGCATCAGCATCCCGCTTAGAATTCCCAACCCGGGCTTTGTCTTTACCAGATTGCTCCGTTCTCCGTTCCCAATCCTCGATTCCGTTTTGTTTCGGTTCCTATCCAATCCACGCCCCGGGGGCAGGGCCGATCGTCCCGATTAATGCCTCATCATTTGCAGCGGGGGTGGGCAGGAGAGCGGAAAAGCGGGAAAACAACGCAAATTATCCGACTCTGACAGGGCGTTGCCAGCCAAGTCAATCGCCTTCGATTGTCCCTGCAAAGTCCCAGTCTCATTTGGCCTAATGGCTGCCAGGATGCGTGTTGGCCAAAAGTTGATGGCACTACAAGCCTTTCCCGAAGTTATTACCTCGACCTCCTTTTTCCAAATAAATCATCAGAATCGGCATCGGCCAGACTTATAGATGGTTTGTATTGTTTCCAGCTAATCCCAGAAGTGCTTTGGGGGCGTTCCTCCCCGAAATCTAAAAGAAAAGCTGAAGCCACCGCAAGAgtaaatcaaatatatatcTTAAGGCCAATTAATCTGGCAGTGCAATATTATGATGGTGTCGATTACCCAAACAGACAGCCACGAGCCACTGACACGTGACCAGGGGATATGGCTTTTTCTAGCGAGGATCCTGCCAGCCTGTCAACTAATCCTGTGCATAATGTTGCCTAAATGCGAGCTCATGTCAGGCTCAGGTCTCAGATCCGGCCTCTTGCTCAGATTATCACTGAGAAAAAATAGGCTGTCCTAACTAACTTAGCCAAGTAAGTAACTAACGTCTTAGTTACAGAAAGTAATGTAGTTTTTTCTCCCGTGCATTATTGATTCCCCAGCATCGACTGGAGACTGCTGATCTCTGGAAGCCTTTTCCTCCGAATCTGCCGACGTCAAAATGCTGGAGATCCGACTCTTTTCTCAGAGGCGGCTCAAACGGAGGCCGCCATTGTGTGTCGGGGCCAAATGATGTGCCAAACTGACACTTGCCGATACACAGATACGGCCACTCAAACACCATTAAGGCGGGTGTGCGGCTACGCGGCGACCACCATAAGGAGGTAGTACTGTAGAGGGGGGCATCGCCATATTCCTGTTGATATTTGCCGGAATGAttgttagttttattttattttgtgacaatttcagcaacagcagaagcagcagcaatagcaacagcaggaaataataaaaatgcaaacaaatcgTTAGATTTTCCTATTGAAGTGTTTTAGCCAAAGCCATACTCCCCACCCACCCCGCACACTCGCTTGTTTGGATGTGTGTTGCTGGTGTTATTGCCTTTTGTTGCTGGTGTCGTTGTTGCCGGTTGTTGGTAGTGTTGCTGGTTGTTTAGAGGCACAGTGGGCTGGTTTGTCTCAAATACACTCGCTTATTAAAACatgttttcattaaattcaatCCGTGTTTTATCGACTTTATTCAAAACTCGAAACTCAAAAGCAGTTTCCATTAATTGCGCCGACCTGGTAATGTAACAGAGATTAATGATATTGATTAGCAGGTACCGTGTGTcgtataaataaaattctaaTATCGATCGGTAATATCAAAGTAAGCGGAAACAATCAGGAAGCAATCATTAATTAGCCAGAGCACTTGTGAGTCTGATTTTTTATGCTTCGAAACCCCAATCTGGCCCACGGTTTGcggcgatgatgatgatgaggccGGGAGCTGCGATATCAGAAGGCTGAGACGACGATGGGATCCGAGAGCTGAGAACCAAACTGAAGCCCGGCAATTTGTGCAATTTTTCTTGTTTAGATTGTTTTCGGTGTTTTGGTGTTTGCGTTGTCGCCGGGCTGTGTGAGTTTGGTTTTATGCCTGCGATAAGCCCGCACACTGGCCCATAACCATTCTGGCCCATTCTCATATTATTTGTAAGGATTTTTGCATTTATTGCCATCGCTTTCAAGGATTTACCTCGCCAGCTGGGAGACCCAAACCCTAAACCCCCTGACTAAGCCCCAACCCCAAACCCATACCCGATCCGAATATGGTTGCAATAGTTATCTTAATAGTTATCAGCGGATTGTTGTTCTCGGTGCAGTTAGTGCGTGGAGCGGCCACTTTATTTGATGCCATTTGGCCGGCGATGGAGACGTTTGCCCTCTCGTGCCGTAAATCCATTAAATTGCCCCAAattaaactaaactaaaaagCCAGTGAAATGGGTTATAAAAAACGGAACGGAAACAGAATAGGGACGGGGACTGGTACCGGGACCGGGATGTGCGACAAAACTGTTGAAAACTTGTAAATAAACTGCTGGAATGAGAGCGGCAATTACACGCCTCGAATTAACATCCGCATGGAACAATAACTCAACTTGTGTAGCAACCCTCTGGCTGCCAAGGGTTTGTATCTTCAGGTCCCTCCGAAAACGCATCTTAAAGGTGCCGCTGACAGATACAGGACTACCTACAGCAGACCGCTGCCGCTGACTGATGGCGGAATGAAAGAAATGATATGCAGTCCAGATCCGATCCGATCTGTAATTATTCTCCTTTCATTCCAGCGATGACAGTTTGTCAACGAGTTGGCATATTAACAGTGTTAATTACTCACCATCGGCATAGCTGAGTCGTGTAAGTGGAGCAGATGTTGCATTTAATAATAGAGTGATGAAGAAATTAATTCACCGGCAGTTTATAGCTCGTTGTCTAGGCTGAGAGAGGCATTAGCATTGCTTTATGGCCACATGGTCAACGGGAAGATGTAAATGACATTTCCAAATCGAAACCAGTCCAAACATCCATCAGGGGCCACTAGGAGACAAACAAACAAGCTGCcaaacaaataacaataacccAAAACAAAGCAACACACACTCAGAACTCAGCGGGTGTCCGTCATTAAAAAGATGACAAAGCGTTGTCAACaagaaattttttgattaaCGACTAAAATGCCACAGCGATCGGCCGCTGCGATCTCATCGAATACGTAGTCCCCACAGACCCCAGACCACTGGTCACAACAAAAAAGTTAACCAGAAAAAGCTAACGATATAAAAAACAGACCAAACCAGGCAGCAAAAATTTGTTGAAGGTAAAATATCAATTtaaaaggcaataaaaatatttcattgctATGGATCAGATCAGGCTCTGCGCTTGGTACGGATCCAGCGCGATCCGATCGGTTGACTCTGTCGATATTCCGTTTCGATTTCGAATTAAAAGATTATGACGATAATAAACTTGACTAATCATTTTTATTACAGCCAGCGCCATCTGTTACCACGAAAAATCTTGGAAATACGATTTTCGGGATTTTCCCAGAACGTCCATCTCGATAAACCCCGAGCTGGTGACCCCAACCAGACCCCAGAAGAAATGCCACGGtggtttattaatttttcataacttaaatacatatatttatttgttcttgtcaataaatttacttttatttgcatttgttttgttttgttttgttttgtttttttttttcttggtttTGCATAATAAATTATGAGACTATTCTTAATGCTTACGAACAGATTGagatacatttgtatctgTGTATAATTTAAGTGTGGTAATCAATACATGTACTTAAGTCTAGAGGTTAATTCTTCCAATGAAGTGAAATTAGAGAGTgtgtatggtgtgtgtgtttgggtgtGGTTCGTGGATCGGGGATTGTCCCCTGGGCTAACAACTAAATTAACTATGAATGTTAGATATCTTTTGTGGTTCTCTCATCTGTGATATGGAAAGCATTGTGCTGGAGCTTCGACTGGGTTTCCCCCTCTGCCAACCAGCAACTCgtaatttgtattttctttttttttacatttaataTCACAATTtctcatatatatttttgtttgttttccttgttattcttttttttttttttaatattcctAACCCGATCTCGAAAGCAAAGAGTTTGGATTTCGAAATTTATGTTccataattaataattaataatgataataatagGTAGCAATATAGAGTGGGTGTGTTGTATACGAAGTATGTACAAGAGGTGGAAAATAAATCTAATTTACGAGTAGTAGGAAACAAAAGCCTGCGCTCGGCGTTCGCATCTAAATTTATAGCATGTCGTATTATTGCACATTCCAAATAGATTATTAACATATATGTGTCTCAGTGTTTTAGGGGCTTTTGGTTataatatatcatatatatgtatgtacacaTATCTGCTTGAATCTTGCTTAGGTACCTATCATATTTACTTTAGCATATACCTTAAGATTTGCTTTAAATTCGAATTTTGATTTTACTACGCCTTCACTGTCCGCTTCagctgtttctgtttcaggCACAGATACAGATTCAGATACAGTTGCAGAGATACAGATGCAAAGATACATCCGTGTGCCTGCCCCTGCCATTAGAGGTGTGTGGTGTTGGTGGAACACGAAACGCTATCAGTCTCTTCATACCAAGCAGCCTTTGGTTCCATCTCCGCGTTTTTCGATTTTCATattattcatttttgtttaGCTGGAACACAAATCGCTTTTGATGCATCTTTGGATACGTTTCATGATCCTTCCTCCCCGGTATATCGGTATATTGGTATATCGGGAGGCTATACGGTTCTCCAGATCGCCAGatcataaaaaattgtttatgaAAGCTGCTCAGAGCTGCCGCGGAGCATAATCATTCTATCGATCATGGATCAGCCCCGTTTGTTGTTAGCAACTTTTCgtttttcacttttctttttgaaacaacaatcaaataatatttttgtgggcaacattttataaatataaaagatttCTGTGTACTCGAGTGATCTTTACCAGACTCGGCCTTTAtatatctctctctctccgaTTTTGCTCTATATGTTGAGATCATTGGGTTGCGAGAATCGATTGCATCTGACTGATTCTGATTCGGGGCTGCCATTGCCAGCCATTTTCTGATGGAGCAAGGTCATCTCCACCCCATATGGGTGGCGATTATGGGAGGGATCGTGCTGGCGGTAACTGAGATTATACTTATTCGCGATCGGCGTTCAAGTCACTCATCTGCAAGAAAGGATAACAAAAGGGAAAGTCTTGGTAAGTCAAGGAAATTtgagggtttttttttttttttgagaaaataaTAGGGAAAGTGTTAGGGATTTAAATAGAACTAAGATTGATTAAAAACAAGGATACTACAAGGATATTTAATACAATTACAGGGAATGGGATAAGGAAAATAGTATTGAAAAACTTACATACTTTACGGCACGATTTCTGAAGGTCTCCTGCTCCATGTCGCGAATCTTGTGGGTCAACATGTGTTGCTTGAGATTGCCCtgaaaaagtggaaaaataaagaaaactctTATTAAAGTTATGTCTTTATGGAAACAGATAATCCCCatctaaaatataatttatcccCCAGAACTTGCTTAAGtaagtaaataaaatgaaacccACCTTGGTCGTGAAGCCGCGATCGCAGATGCTGCACTTGAAGGGCCGCTCCTTGGTGTGGCTCCTGTAGTGGATCTCCAGCGCCGAGTGGCAGGGGAATGTCTTGTAGCAGATGCCGCACGTGGTGCTGCCCCGCACCCCGCTCAGCGCCAGCGGATTGAACGGAGCCGCCGGCATCACCGACTGGGCGATCTGGTTCATGGCGTTGCACATGTTCTGGGTGGTGGCGGGCGGGAAGAGCGGCAGGTTGGGGAACATGCCGAAGGGTGGTCGGGCGCCCATCAGTGGATTAGGTGGCTGGCCTACTCCCCCCTCACCTGGCCGCTGGGGCTGAGTGGGTTGCGGGGAGGTCTGGCGCTgagcggctgctgctgctgctgctgccgccgccgctgctgccgctgccgccttCTGCTGGGCCTCTGCCGCCTCCCGACGGAGCTGCTCCTGGTGCTGGTGGAGTGCCGCCatctgctggtggtggtggtgctgggctgccgccgctgctgccacCGCCGCCTGCTGCTGCATgaggtgctggtgctgctgctgcaggtgGTGTTGCAAGCCAGGAGGCAGGCAGTCGATGCCCACACTTGGGGGCAGAGGGGAGGTCAGCAGCGAGGTGGGGGCGTGGCTGGGACTGCGTGGCAGGCTGGGCGGACTGCTCACCGCGGGCTTCTCCTTGATGGCGGCGGGCAAGGGGGACCTGGAGGCAGGCTGAGCTCGGGGCGTCAAGTCCAGAGCTCCTTGGGAGGTGTCCGAGCGGGCGGGCGAAGCACTGGGCTTCTGCACCACCGCCGACGTAGTGGTGGGCGAGGTCGGGGCCGAGGTGGAGCCAACAGAGTGGCCACCATGGCTGGAGGCCGACGACCGCGGCCGCACGGGATTCGTGTTCACCACGCCCGTGGCATCGATCCTCAGCTTCTGCTCGAACAGCAGGGACTTGAAGTCATCCCCGGATCGTGGCCTGTCGTTCTGCTCGTGCTCCTGATTGCTGTTCGACAGATGCTCCGAGGAGACATCATCGTCGTAGTCCTCGCCACAGTCCATGTTGTCCTCCAAGTCGCCCTGGGAAGACTCCGAGCCGAGGGCTCCGTTGTGCATGCTGTGATTGGGATTCGGAGGACCTCCTGCTCCGGGCAGAGCTCCGAAGTGGAAGGCGGCAGCCGCGAATGGATTCATGAAATGTCCAGGCATCATGGAAGGCGGCGGATCACGGATCTCTGCCGCCTGGATCTGCTCCGGCGTCAGATCCGTGGGCTCTCCGGTGTGCAAGCGGATGTGCTGCTGCAGGACGAGGGCGTTGGAGTACTTCTTGTGGCACACTGGGCACTGGTGGAAGTTGCGCATCGGCGGCCGGATCTTGTGCACCGCCATGTGGGTCTTCAGATTTCCCTTGGTGGTAAAGGCCCTGCCGCAGATGCGGCATTTGAAGGGGCGCTCCCCGGTGTGGGTGCGGTAGTGCATCTGGAGCGCACTCTTGCAGGACAGGACGCGGTCGCAGACCACGCACTGGTTGGGGTCGCTGATCTTCTTGTTCTTCATCAGCTCCTTCAGCTTCATGGTCTCCGAGGTGTTCGACACCTCGATGAAGTTCTCCCAGGAGTTGTCGTTGCtgtgggggcgtggcagcagGGCTGCCATCTCGTGCTTGATGGGATTGAAGAAGGGCGACCTGGCCATGTGGTGGGGATGGTGGTGCGGAGGTGGAACTCCAGGTGGTGGTACTCCAGCGCCCGCAGGTGACCGCACTGGGGAGTGGTGCTCCGGCGACAGGGTCTTGGCAGTCGTGAAGTTGAGCGGGAACCGATCGGCGAAGAAATCCTCGCGAGGCGGCAGCTGTCCAGGGGTGGGTAGGTGGTCCAAGTGGGAGCCCGGAGAGGGATGAGGGTGCATCAGGGCGGGGGGCTGGATAGGCTGCACCACCGGGGGGTAGCCAAGGTGGCTGGGTCGGTGGTGGTGGGGCGAGGGTTGCTGTGGCAAGGGGGAAGGGCTCCTGCGGTGCTCTTCCTTCTGAACTTGCTCCTGTTCCGGCTCATCGTCCACGCGCTCCTCCTTGATGCGCACCTCAAGAGGCAGGGGCTCTGGCTCCGGCGAGGAGTTGCGGTTATCCTGCTCCTCTTCTCTTTGGCTCATTGCCTCCTCTTCGTGGTcagcctgctgctgctgatgctcatccttctcctcctccacGATTTCCCTCTTCACCGGAACAGCTgccaccgcctcctcctcctccaagcGCGGCGAGGGCTTACGCAGATCCGTGGGCAGGTCCTGGGGGAAGAAGGGATGCGGAGCACCGGCCCCCAAGCTCTTCAGAATCTCCATGGGCGGACGATAGAGGTTCTGCAGTCCCGGGAAGGCCGAACCAAACGGTCCGGATGGCGGCGCCGGCGAGTGGGTGG includes these proteins:
- the LOC6497935 gene encoding homeotic protein spalt-major isoform X1; the encoded protein is MKNHLSNVLCAMRSDFKDNHQETINKMIQFGTVKYGIVKQLKDRARSADKDTGSDQEENGGCSPLTTATTTASPSRSPEPEEEHHDNDQDQQVSSIKEQVEKPLEKTEIEPIEDNNNKVVTMTKPNSEDREREHEPNASGSMPSSPVAEASAEEAATERAPEKEKDIEVDVEMGDEASSVFPATEMGSLPGAGGAPVTLEAIQNMQMAIAQFAAKTIANGSTGADNEAAMKQLAFLQQTLFNLQQQQLFQIQLIQQLQSQLALNQAKQSEDEQEEEPEQETDQDQELETDTYEEEERIADMELRQKAEARMVEAKARQHLINAGVPLRETSGSPGETLKRRREHDQESQPSRRLSSEASIHKENHSHQDALSKLKDLENTPLPFGSDLASSIITHHDDLPEPNSLEMLQKRAQEVLDSASQGILANNMADDFAFGDKNGDGKGRNEPFFKHRCRYCGKVFGSDSALQIHIRSHTGERPFKCNVCGSRFTTKGNLKVHFQRHAQKFPHVPMNATPIPEHMDKFHPPLLDQMSPTDSSPTHSPAPPSGPFGSAFPGLQNLYRPPMEILKSLGAGAPHPFFPQDLPTDLRKPSPRLEEEEAVAAVPVKREIVEEEKDEHQQQQADHEEEAMSQREEEQDNRNSSPEPEPLPLEVRIKEERVDDEPEQEQVQKEEHRRSPSPLPQQPSPHHHRPSHLGYPPVVQPIQPPALMHPHPSPGSHLDHLPTPGQLPPREDFFADRFPLNFTTAKTLSPEHHSPVRSPAGAGVPPPGVPPPHHHPHHMARSPFFNPIKHEMAALLPRPHSNDNSWENFIEVSNTSETMKLKELMKNKKISDPNQCVVCDRVLSCKSALQMHYRTHTGERPFKCRICGRAFTTKGNLKTHMAVHKIRPPMRNFHQCPVCHKKYSNALVLQQHIRLHTGEPTDLTPEQIQAAEIRDPPPSMMPGHFMNPFAAAAFHFGALPGAGGPPNPNHSMHNGALGSESSQGDLEDNMDCGEDYDDDVSSEHLSNSNQEHEQNDRPRSGDDFKSLLFEQKLRIDATGVVNTNPVRPRSSASSHGGHSVGSTSAPTSPTTTSAVVQKPSASPARSDTSQGALDLTPRAQPASRSPLPAAIKEKPAVSSPPSLPRSPSHAPTSLLTSPLPPSVGIDCLPPGLQHHLQQQHQHLMQQQAAVAAAAAAQHHHHQQMAALHQHQEQLRREAAEAQQKAAAAAAAAAAAAAAAAQRQTSPQPTQPQRPGEGGVGQPPNPLMGARPPFGMFPNLPLFPPATTQNMCNAMNQIAQSVMPAAPFNPLALSGVRGSTTCGICYKTFPCHSALEIHYRSHTKERPFKCSICDRGFTTKGNLKQHMLTHKIRDMEQETFRNRAVKYMSDLNADRE
- the LOC6497935 gene encoding homeotic protein spalt-major isoform X2 encodes the protein MKNHLSNVLCAMRSDFKDNHQETINKMIQFGTVKYGIVKQLKDRARSADKDTGSDQEENGGCSPLTTATTTASPSRSPEPEEEHHDNDQDQQVSSIKEQVEKPLEKTEIEPIEDNNNKVVTMTKPNSEDREREHEPNASGSMPSSPVAEASAEEAATERAPEKEKDIEVDVEMGDEASSVFPATEMGSLPGAGGAPVTLEAIQNMQMAIAQFAAKTIANGSTGADNEAAMKQLAFLQQTLFNLQQQQLFQIQLIQQLQSQLALNQAKQSEDEQEEEPEQETDQDQELETDTYEEEERIADMELRQKAEARMVEAKARQHLINAGVPLRETSGSPGETLKRRREHDQESQPSRRLSSEASIHKENHSHQDALSKLKDLENTPLPFGSDLASSIITHHDDLPEPNSLEMLQKRAQEVLDSASQGILANNMADDFAFGDKNGDGKGRNEPFFKHRCRYCGKVFGSDSALQIHIRSHTGERPFKCNVCGSRFTTKGNLKVHFQRHAQKFPHVPMNATPIPEHMDKFHPPLLDQMSPTDSSPTHSPAPPSGPFGSAFPGLQNLYRPPMEILKSLGAGAPHPFFPQDLPTDLRKPSPRLEEEEAVAAVPVKREIVEEEKDEHQQQQADHEEEAMSQREEEQDNRNSSPEPEPLPLEVRIKEERVDDEPEQEQVQKEEHRRSPSPLPQQPSPHHHRPSHLGYPPVVQPIQPPALMHPHPSPGSHLDHLPTPGQLPPREDFFADRFPLNFTTAKTLSPEHHSPVRSPAGAGVPPPGVPPPHHHPHHMARSPFFNPIKHEMAALLPRPHSNDNSWENFIEVSNTSETMKLKELMKNKKISDPNQCVVCDRVLSCKSALQMHYRTHTGERPFKCRICGRAFTTKGNLKTHMAVHKIRPPMRNFHQCPVCHKKYSNALVLQQHIRLHTGEPTDLTPEQIQAAEIRDPPPSMMPGHFMNPFAAAAFHFGALPGAGGPPNPNHSMHNGALGSESSQGDLEDNMDCGEDYDDDVSSEHLSNSNQEHEQNDRPRSGDDFKSLLFEQKLRIDATGVVNTNPVRPRSSASSHGGHSVGSTSAPTSPTTTSAVVQKPSASPARSDTSQGALDLTPRAQPASRSPLPAAIKEKPAVSSPPSLPRSPSHAPTSLLTSPLPPSVGIDCLPPGLQHHLQQQHQHLMQQQAAVAAAAAAQHHHHQQMAALHQHQEQLRREAAEAQQKAAAAAAAAAAAAAAAAQRQTSPQPTQPQRPGEGGVGQPPNPLMGARPPFGMFPNLPLFPPATTQNMCNAMNQIAQSVMPAAPFNPLALSGVRGSTTCGICYKTFPCHSALEIHYRSHTKERPFKCSICDRGFTTKGNLKQHMLTHKIRDMEQETFRNRAVK